The following is a genomic window from Xenopus laevis strain J_2021 chromosome 2L, Xenopus_laevis_v10.1, whole genome shotgun sequence.
gcaaattaggattcggttcggtattcggccgaatctttcatgaaggattcggggttcggccgaatccaaaatagtggattcggtgcatccctacttcttgcCTATTGCGTTCATTAGGAAATATCTATGCTTTCTGTTATTTTTTAGATCGGGGAACAAATTGTTAGAAATAATTATTCATAAGATTGCTTATTCCTTGCGGTGGCAATAAGCAGTGACTGGAAGGCATCTTGGCCAAGTATTGTACAGAGGCAGGGAGAAAGCCAACTAACAGGAATACCTGTAAATACATGGTGGGCACTGAGGTTATTCAGGgagccacattaaaaaaatccattcagGTACTCTGCTCAGAGCAGTAATTGTAGGGAATCAGggggtttatttcatgtatatgtcattgtattattttatatgttagCTGTAGTACCTTTACATAGAAATAGTGTTAATGgcatacatagggttgccaccttttctggaaaaaaataccagccctcccatatatttatcttttttccctattaataacattgggatcatccataatttttaccggccaggtggcaaccctaggcacacaCCATACTACTGGTTATATTATAAGCTCCAGAATACATTGCAATACCCAGTGGGGGACGGTATAAATCagtaactttatataatttttttccagcTTAAAGTAAACAGATTAGTTATTAGTTGCTCTCACACCATGCCACAGAATAGATGTGCATCCAAAAAAGGCACACCTCTTTCCAGCAACTCGGGGGGGGGGTATACTTTACTGATGTACTGTGCTCTCTACAGGGCTCGTGGCACATAGTAAACAGTTACAAGATTATACAGTGTGCTTTTAGGTCAAATGACATGACTACAATGAAGGTTTATATATTAGCAAGTGGTGCAAGTAGGGCCAGGCCACACACAATAGgaaatgcatatattttagaTATATCTGTTTATAATGATTATCTCTTTCTTACTGGCTGCACTGGGGAGGAATGGCAGTTTGCTGGAATTTTCCCGGTTGGTAATAAAGATGCAGTATGCAGTGGTGATTACATATCCCTCTGTCCCTAGTATTGCTCTGCATCTATGGTATGGTCTATGTCTATGCTATATATACAGGCTGTAGTAGCTGCCCTGTAGTTCTGACTCTGCCTTGATTTTAATTATGGATGCAcacaataatattaaaacatacaAATAGTAATAATACTATAATAAGAAGAGTACAGAGATGGTAATTATACTATAATTAGTAGAGTACAGAGAtggtcataataatataattagtaGAGTTCAGAGATAGTAATAATTAGTAGGGTACAGAGATACTATACAGGGTACATACAGGGTACTATATTTAGTAGGGTACAGAGATAGTAATAATGTAGGGTGCAGAGATAGTAATAATACTATAAGTAGGGTACAGAGATAGTAATAATACTATAGTAGGGTACAGAGATAGTAATAATAGTATAATTAGTAGTGTACAGAGATAGTAATAATAGTATAATTAGTAGGGTACAGAGATAGTAATAATAGTATAATTAGTAGGGTACAGATATCAATGTAAAAGTAGAACTTTCCGAAGCAACTCTTGCCTatcaccactagatggcagcagccCATCAGGCTTATGGTAGAGAAGGGCATTACCTTCAGCTGAATGACAAGGGGTCGCTCGGGCGGGAGGTGCAGCAACATGTTCTCTTCTACCAGTAAAAGTTGTGCGGTGGAGTTGGTGACTCTGGAAAGCCGGTTCTGCGATACCATCTGCGCCAATGTAGGGACTTTATTACCCGCTGAGGCTGAAGCTCGTGCCCTCCGGGGGATGGATGTGGCGGCGGGGGCGGGGCTTGAGTCCGGTATGAGCCTCCTGGCAGTTGTACCCGTGCTGGTCCCTTCTCCGGTCCATTCACCGTTGAAGTCAGTGACCCCGGGGCCAATATTGGGCTGCAGGTTGGGTTCCTGTATGAGATCACAGTGTTCTGAGCTGCGGTTCTGCTGCAAAGTCCTTAGCGTGTTGAACGCTGTGACCTGGTGGTTGAGAGCGACTCCCACAATCCCCGGTCTCTGCATCGTGACTCGTCTCACAATCGCACACTCATCAGCTGCAATGAGATCGGAGCGTGTGATCTCTATTGTTTTGTGTCACAGTGTGTGTCCGACCCGAGACCTCCCACTGACCCTCAGATAGTGACTGCAAGTGCTCCATGAGTGGCTACTGGCCTTTCCTTGCATTTGCCATTGGCCTGGAATAATCGCATTAACATATAGTTGCCTGACAATCAAATGAACAGGTTGTTGTGCAATTGTCTGTCTGGCACCAGGGCCCCTGCCTTGCACTTTGTATTTGAGATAATAGACTGGAAAAGCCTGTGACATTTGTCTATTGGTTAGGTTTGGTGCAACATTCTCAGGGCTACTGAAATATACAGCTAACGGtcgccatagacgcacagataatattgtaccaaacaaattttcatacgagtgcgtgtatggtgggaaacgagctgAACGATATCGGCTGAAGACCAttgttaaagctggccatagactcaaagattcgcttgtttggagacgtcgccaaacgagtggatctttcctcgatatgccactaacggcatggctatatctggggtaattcgaacgttcggccgtatggctccGACAGgacggtcggttaaaaatcaaaccttcccgatcgatatcgtggccagatatcgatcgggaagacccgtcggaagccccatacacgggcagataagctgtcaaattgatccaaacgaccgatatcggcagctttatctgcccgtgtatggccaccttaagatggcCACAGATGTAGACAtccccccaatatgcccacattgaggtgggtgataaaaatgcatttatgtgtCATTTATAAGGCAAATATGCACTAATCACAGGCTAATACTCTCAGATTATGGACCTGATTGCAAGAGAAAAGGCCCATGCCACCAAGCAAGCAAGATTAGACAGATGAATAGGGACCGAGCAGAGGGATGCATAAGGAATAGAGcataaaggtggctatacacagggTGGATAAAAGCTGCCGGTTTCCAGGTTAGCACTCCTTTATATTGGAacagcacacacatatatattaaaaatcaatTCCCAAATGTATTTAAGTCTTCACAAGATTATCCTCATGTAAACAGTTAACAGTACTGGTCAAATGCACCGATTATGTAAAAGCATTTCTCTTAAAATTATCAGGAAAAAAGCAGAACAGTTGCACAATCAACCTATTGCATTATCACGACTCTTACAATGTGGATTTCCTGCACATAGAACTTAGTGGCATGAGGCACTTTTTGAGCAAGAGCGAAACGCGTAGAAGTTCGCTCTGCCCAAGTCCCACTAGAAGATCAGGCGTGGTGAGGCAGGACGTGACATTTGGGTGACTTGAATAAACTAAACAGCAGAGAATAGAGAAGCGGGGCTCCCTCGTTTAATTTACAGATCCTGGCTTGgagtaagattttttttagaagtgtTTCATTTATGAGGGGACTCTTAAGTGCTTTACTAAACTGTATAGGATTTATAAGGGAACCCTAAGAAAGTAACCTtatttagataaaaaataaataaaaaccagttgctaattgttttagaatatcactctcagcctcatactaaaagttacttcaaAGGAAAATTACCAATTTAAGACTGCTAATAatcttttaaacataaaataaaaccaataggattgtgttgccaccTGTACGGAATCTCTGAGGAGGTGCCGGTTTACTAAGGCACAAAACGAGTAAGCTTGTATTGCACGGTCACTGCCTCTCAAAATCACTTTGTGTGCCTAAATAAAACCAAGAATAAAGAAGAATTTAGGTGTGACATTTCGAACatatgggtttatgtaataaaaggcactaagtttgcccaggagcagtaacccatagcaacaaatcagcaggtagcatttactggtcacatgtttaaaagcaaatacctTATTGGCTACTGCTACAGGgcacaaacttagtgccttttattacatatacccAATATGTCAGAAATGTCACAtctaaagtctttttttctgttagAAACACCTAAATTAATTTACACTTTTGGagaactatgttagaaacattttttattttgcacagtctatttacccagtttttatttttacactgaaccgtttgttgtatttatttgtatttattattgtaatggccCCTGTTTGTTCTATGAATTTACAGtcctgctgtacagtgctgcttaTATaggtagcactatataaataaaaacatactgtacatacacccTAAGCATAAGTTGCTCTGTGAAGTATACGGAGCAGTGACGGATGGGCCTCTGTTTAAAAAAGAGCATAATCTATATTGACTCCAGATCCAGATAATAGCCCTGCTAGATATAATGTCCCATGTAGAAATGAGCAGGATCTATTTTTGTGAGGAAAGGCAGAGCTCTGCCATCAAGCATTTGTTATGGAAATGTACTGCTTCCTTTCTAACTGTTTTACTCAATCACCTGCACAGACATTCTGAGTATGTAAATGCCATAGTACTGTCTCTGCATTTGCAATTGAGTGCAGGAAAGGAAGCAACAATCATTTACATTTCTCACTTTTCTGTTTGAGTGTGATGAGGGGTTAATTAAAGAGCAGCAGGGTCGTTTTCTTGTTCTCAGAACATTTAATCCTATGGTATATGCGAAGGAACTGTCTTGGGGCAATAACAGACAGaggaaagcttaaagggatactgtcatgagaaaaaaaattatttttcaaaatgcgtTAGttaatgcactgaaatccatttctcaaaaaagcataaaaaatttttatatttaattttgaaatctgacatggggctagaaatattgtcagtttcccagctgacccaagtcatgtgacttgtgctctgataaacttcagtctctcttttcttctgcactgcaagttggagtaaaatcaccccctcccttttccctcagcagcctaacaacagaacaatgggaaggtaaccagatagcagctccctaacacaagataacagctgcctggtagatataagaacagccctcaatagtgaaatccaggtcccactgcgacacattaagttatattgagtaggagaaataacagcctgccagaaaagggaagattgtatcatacttaccgtgatcttcctttcctggacactccatgtcatacttaccgggatagccccgccccagtgctcccatcagaaggaccctccccaaagctttaaaagcccaaccccaccccccagtccggtgtctcgtaataagcttctagaaactaccgaaaaagggatgggaaacctgacatggagtgtccaggaaaggaagatcacggtaagtatgatacaatcttcccttttcctggacactccatgtcatacttaccgggacttagcaagctaatatcccaatgggagggaatttgttacacataaggaagtggccgagtataatctataccagataaaactcagaagaatgaaacccccaaaggtggaccaaaatcaccttgtggaaatctgtgaactctattttcagaggaaatggactggaagagaataaaggaaatagtactccttaaaggaacccacaccaaagtaatgataccgagtgtgaaaccagcatgacaattacatttaaaaagagagaactctCTCTTAATTAAATAGAAGCagataggaacccagagtaacacttctacatagtcttactcctactacataccagcacgtttattccaaccgcataacatccacaagaggactcttggaaatggctcaaaagcatggtacctgcaaaagaggatttagtagggggaaggaaaaataccagtattctagtattctacatgaccccactctgtatgacactaccggtacatggcatcacctagtgtagttccccgtctctttaatactaaggaacctgtatttattctagaccataaccaatacacctctcaatgagaggtccgtagaatgacttatggagaCGGAGTGCTGCCCatgtgggaataccttacctgccctgtgaggtatctagaagcattctgcagtctgtacagattgaaattgtttttatctttagctcatgatccaacaccaaacaagactggatagtattaaagatcagcgtgccctggagtagaccaggtaaaagaaatgcctgcagatatgcataaccttgctatgatacagtcctcgagccttcacagatgtgacctgtacatagctggagttattgtaccccatagattaggcctataaacaatctgtatggcctgctcccatgagtttaccatgtaggaagaaatttgaatgactcaaggaagtattacaaccaacaatactgctagagattggttattctcaaatccctggacatggacagtaccatccttaagtgttcaagattaaaattaatctaggtatggagatataattatttacctattattctgcaatggaactcccctactaaccatactagcatgtccaagcctgttggcaagagatgcaataaccaggaccttgcctaaggctgatactgcagccttggtctaaaaggataaagtgtataagaccctttttatagcttgatgttaagccctatgatacttacctcaactagccaggccagtctatggtggtgtaaaaggctaaacccagagtaacatagacctttagaaaacccagcatgccaagattgcatgcttcctgtccaccatatggattaacattacagaatagcctgttataacgaacctgtggatcaaaacttttagctataactgaattgatggagaatacctaattttacagccagctttatatggtacccattaatataatatgtcccatgaatatatagtccgagagctgacccctattgtattggagacaaactaaataggtctgtactataaaatacctcattgcaaagctctaaaaccctgtggcagtagtgaatacagtatacagtatgtgatttaaccaaacatttgcactgactgatgcacccactgtcttccagactgagaccagataagttgcacccctgtaaccaagaaagagatcctgatgaatatcataccagttttataaatagaccttgatttatcattggaatatacagaacacttatcttgcctgatatccagctgtggcgatattagaatccttgttaaatgtatatatgactgtatacatgtctacgtccatttagccccaggccaatcctatcgcagaagcaggatacgtatttatcttattttcttaatcagcaggaataagtccagtcgtagaacctagattctaattagtgagatccttaagactgataactattccaacagcctatagttgaatgtaagcaaatatatggaccacgtcgacttcaaaagttgtggtctacaagttcatgttataatacagccattgtataatacctacctgctgtttggactattgcataacacccatatgcaatatagtcgtatacctttaaaccagaattggccactactctcacaccatctttgtaacggtgcataatcctatatataacatagcatttatatgaatcaga
Proteins encoded in this region:
- the dleu7.L gene encoding uncharacterized protein LOC100049113 (The RefSeq protein has 7 substitutions compared to this genomic sequence), which gives rise to MQRPGIVGVALNHQVTAFNTLRTLQQNRSSEHCDLIQEPNLQPNTGPGVPYFNGEWTGEGTSTGTTARRLIPDSSPAPAGTSISRRARASASAGNKVPTLAQMVSQNRLSRVTNSTAQLLLVEENMLLHLPPERPLVIQLKDSIEFRNICTHMTLQVEDWKFDKDVSEAQQCLRTIISNLITALSTLNSEFCDTATEDLHSILKNLTEA